In Daucus carota subsp. sativus chromosome 4, DH1 v3.0, whole genome shotgun sequence, one DNA window encodes the following:
- the LOC108218701 gene encoding probable serine/threonine-protein kinase PIX13 → MGNCLKSSQTANTGPISNLSTTTSTRPSTTTTGTFHSNGGGFSVTSSSAGGHSQNQFSAAATGGTESSLNGELLPPPGLKVYSFSDMKTATKSFKSDSVLGEGGFGTVYKGWVDEKTLAPSKAGTGMMVAIKKLNHESVQGFQEWQSEVNFLGTLSHPNLVKLLGYCWEDQDLLLVYEFMQKGSLENHLFRRSSAVEPLSWDKRLKIAIGAARGLSFLHNSEKKIIYRDFKASNILLDGDYNPKISDFGLAKLGPAGGESHVTTRVMGTYGYAAPEYVATGHLYVKSDVYGFGVVLLEMLTGLRALDTKRPGRQQNLINWGKPFLSQKRKLKTIMDARIEGQYSTKAALKAAELTLKCLETDMKRRPSMKEVVEVLEQIDSMTEKRKEPRSRSAHSTMDRYRFQHQPKSF, encoded by the exons ATGGGTAATTGTTTGAAATCTTCACAAACTGCTAATACAGGTCCAATTTCAAATCTCAGTACCACCACAAGTACAAGACCTTCCACTACAACTACTG GGACATTTCACAGCAATGGTGGTGGCTTCTCAGTTACTAGCAGCAGTGCAGGTGGGCATAGCCAAAACCAGTTTTCTGCTGCAGCAACTGGCGGAACCGAGAGTTCTCTAAATGGAGAATTACTGCCTCCCCCAGGTCTCAAGGTTTATAGTTTTTCTGATATGAAAACTGCTACTAAAAGTTTTAAATCTGATAGTGTGTTAGGCGAGGGAGGTTTCGGGACTGTTTATAAGGGTTGGGTTGATGAGAAGACCCTTGCACCCTCTAAGGCTGGCACTGGAATGATGGTTGCTATAAAGAAATTGAACCATGAAAGTGTGCAAGGGTTTCAAGAATGGCAG TCAGAAGTGAACTTTTTAGGAACACTTTCTCATCCTAACTTGGTCAAGCTATTGGGATACTGCTGGGAGGATCAAGACCTTTTACTTGTTTACGAGTTTATGCAGAAAGGAAGCTTGGAAAACCATCTTTTTAGAA GGAGTTCTGCTGTTGAACCACTTTCATGGGACAAACGACTGAAAATAGCAATCGGTGCTGCACGAGGACTATCTTTCCTGCATAATTCAGAGAAGAAAATCATTTACAGGGACTTTAAAGCCTCTAACATACTGCTTGATGGG GACTACAATCCAAAAATATCAGACTTTGGCTTGGCTAAATTGGGCCCTGCAGGTGGAGAATCACATGTCACAACTCGAGTCATGGGAACCTATGGTTATGCTGCTCCTGAATATGTTGCTACAG GTCATTTGTATGTGAAGAGCGATGTTTATGGATTTGGGGTTGTGCTGCTCGAGATGTTGACAGGTCTACGAGCACTTGACACGAAACGTCCAGGCAGACAGCAGAATTTAATAAACTGGGGGAAGCCCTTCCTCTCGCAGAAAAGGAAGCTCAAGACCATCATGGATGCACGCATAGAAGGACAATATTCAACAAAAGCAGCATTAAAAGCTGCTGAGTTGACACTAAAATGCTTGGAAACCGATATGAAAAGACGGCCCTCCATGAAAGAGGTTGTGGAAGTTTTAGAACAGATTGACTCGATGACAGAAAAACGCAAGGAGCCCAGAAGCAGGTCAGCTCATTCTACTATGGATCGCTATCGCTTTCAGCATCAGCCCAAGTCATTCTGA
- the LOC108218699 gene encoding cation/H(+) antiporter 1: protein MAMYARIIIMFLIGLEFDVPYLIRNFKRASVIALGGCVTSTIFAFAITSFIYEETAAEGNRYLMACMIAVVLSNSGSPLVIRMAADLKFATTDVGRLAISSSLIGDFYAVGLLVIISRNKKEKSKTWFSDAFIALLIIVAVVVANIYVTKLMNRRNRNKKYLSNIEVCIILGIIFGAAMGVESIGYSSIYACFFFGSLFPRGGKTMRTLLIKLTYTIHNFIFPIYFGYAGFKADLSFVYKHIWRIGIIVLVILLSIGGKITGTLAACHSLKTPLNEGVLLAFLMNLKCHVDLVAMTVGQQNAMVASQTFFSLMICSVVISSIISGPLIAFLVRRESNTLGYNHVALEWQDPDSELRILACVHSPRPVPTMVGIMATSRGSEHVPLTPYLMHLIELPHKIKSKKKKAHPQDEVEELIDEDDYGGNDVVEINEAVDDFTAETGVMIHQAKTVAPFTSMFKDVCEFAEDVRASIIILPFHKHQRIDGKLESDKVGIRTTNQKLLRSARCSVAILLDRGLTAGVIKASGSDSLQNVVTLFFGGPDDREALGLSKRLGSHRHINLTVIRFVSAEAPSNQNVEVNVAHKEEDVLMAISDDQKDSELDSIVLTDFYNRYVTSGRVGYIEKRVENGTETSSYLRDILDMYTLFIVGNGGRRRSSITIGINDWEECPELGPVGDLLASSDFDASGSVLIVQQHRDKNDDDDDNDDSYR from the exons ATGGCAATGTATGCTAGAATAATTATAATGTTTCTGATTGGTCTTGAGTTTGATGTTCCTTATCTAATACGAAACTTCAAACGGGCATCTGTTATAGCTTTGGGTGGTTGCGTGACAAGTACCATTTTTGCATTCGCGATTACAAGCTTCATATATGAAGAAACTGCAGCTGAAGGCAACCGTTACTTGATGGCCTGCATGATTGCTGTGGTATTGTCCAACTCAGGTTCTCCGCTGGTGATTCGTATGGCTGCTGATTTGAAATTTGCAACCACAGATGTCGGAAGACTAGCCATTTCATCCTCGCTAATTGGTGACTTTTATGCTGTGGGTCTTTTGGTTATCATTTCCAGAAACAAGAAAGAGAAGTCTAAGACGTGGTTTTCTGATGCTTTCATTGCATTGCTTATCATTGTGGCCGTAGTCGTTGCCAATATATACGTGACAAAGTTGATGAACCGGAGAAACAGAAACAAGAAGTACCTGTCGAATATTGAAGTATGTATTATTTTGGGAATCATTTTTGGAGCTGCGATGGGGGTTGAGTCGATCGGATATAGCAGCATATATGCTTGCTTCTTTTTTGGCTCGTTGTTTCCCAGGGGTGGCAAAACCATGCGGACATTGTTGATCAAACTAACCTATACAATTCACAACTTCATATTCCCAATTTACTTTGGCTACGCGGGGTTTAAAGCAGATTTATCTTTTGTCTACAAGCATATATGGAGGATTGGAATTATCGTCCTTGTCATACTGTTGAGCATTGGTGGGAAGATTACAGGAACCCTTGCTGCTTGCCATTCTCTCAAGACTCCCTTGAACGAGGGCGTTCTTCTTGCTTTTCTGATGAATTTGAAATGCCATGTTGATCTCGTTGCCATGACCGTAGGCCAACAGAATGCA ATGGTTGCCAGTCAAACATTCTTCAGTTTGATGATATGCTCTGTAGTGATTAGTTCTATAATATCAGGGCCATTAATAGCTTTCTTGGTGCGGAGAGAAAGTAATACTCTTGGCTACAATCACGTAGCTTTAGAATGGCAGGATCCAGACAGTGAGCTACGGATCCTGGCCTGCGTGCATAGTCCTCGCCCTGTTCCAACCATGGTTGGGATCATGGCAACTTCAAGAGGTTCTGAACATGTTCCTCTTACTCCTTACCTGATGCACTTGATTGAGCTCCCCCATAAAATCAAGAGTAAGAAAAAGAAGGCGCATCCTCAGGATGAAGTTGAAGAACTAATCGACGAGGATGACTATGGTGGCAATGACGTGGTGGAGATCAATGAAGCCGTGGATGACTTCACTGCAGAAACAGGCGTGATGATCCATCAAGCTAAAACGGTGGCACCCTTCACATCCATGTTCAAAGATGTGTGTGAATTTGCTGAGGACGTACGAGCCTCTATCATAATCCTTCCTTTCCATAAGCACCAGAGAATAGACGGGAAATTGGAGAGTGACAAGGTGGGTATAAGGACTACTAATCAGAAACTTCTTAGGTCTGCTCGATGCTCAGTTGCCATACTTCTAGACCGAGGCCTTACAGCTGGAGTTATAAAGGCTTCCGGCTCTGATTCCTTGCAAAACGTTGTAACTCTGTTTTTTGGGGGGCCTGATGATCGCGAAGCATTGGGACTTAGCAAACGGCTGGGCTCTCATCGTCATATAAATCTTACAGTCATTCGATTCGTATCTGCAGAAGCACCAAGTAACCAAAATGTGGAGGTAAATGTGGCTCACAAGGAAGAAGATGTACTAATGGCCATATCAGATGATCAGAAAGATAGTGAGCTCGACAGCATTGTCTTAACAGACTTCTACAACAG GTATGTAACATCAGGGCGTGTGGGATACATAGAAAAGCGTGTAGAAAACGGGACAGAGACGTCGTCGTATTTAAGGGACATCTTGGACATGTACACATTGTTCATAGTAGGAAATGGCGGCAGAAGACGATCCTCAATAACAATCGGAATAAACGACTGGGAAGAATGCCCGGAGCTAGGCCCTGTAGGGGATTTACTGGCATCTTCAGATTTTGATGCTAgtggttcagttttaatagtTCAACAGCATAGAGACAAAAACGACGATGACGATGATAATGATGATAGTTATAGATGA
- the LOC108218700 gene encoding uncharacterized protein LOC108218700, translating into MTVGNNAAARRCKNAIKFGISLFCNSFNSSKCKTMTKMAVARIKLLRNKRQVVVKQMRRDIALLLQSGQDATARIRVEHVIREQNVLAANEFIELFCELVVARLSIISKQRECPQDLKEGISSLIFAAPRCADIPELLAIRDIFEKKYGKDFVSAATDLRPSCGVNRMLIDKLSVKTPSGEVKLKVMKEIAKEYQVEWDTTESEMELLKPPEELIDGPKTFVSATSLPIKPLPNQSNTEPTATTRHSNIGPTAATRYSDGGRNSMQFEDTASAAEAAAESARKAIAAAGAAAYLANRDSYQTSQGFALNGDVNVYNHHPEMDTFSGKNMKSPVSEISQNSLPKDLHTQTTYRRHSYNVAPSTYSEDESEYDEEIEVEDPTSDANRRHRSPTNMNPKMTHRRHSYNVQPKDTGIKFDESDCEDDFEREEPTGGKYLPPNRPAPEVPSSRVNSTHRVHPKLPDYDVLTARFDALKFPKV; encoded by the exons ATGACGGTGGGTAACAACGCAGCTGCCAGGCGATGCAAGAATGCAATCAAGTTCGGAATCTCACTCTTCTGCAACTCCTTCAATTCCTCTAAATG CAAAACTATGACGAAAATGGCGGTGGCTCGGATAAAGCTACTAAGGAACAAGAGACAAGTTGTTGTGAAGCAGATGAGAAGAGACATCGCTTTGCTTCTTCAGTCTGGCCAGGACGCTACTGCTCGTATTAGG GTTGAACATGTTATAAGAGAACAAAATGTTCTAGCTGCAAATGAGTTTATTGAGCTCTTCTGTGAACTGGTTGTGGCAAGACTATCCATCATATCTAAGCAGAG GGAATGTCCACAAGATTTAAAAGAAGGGATATCAAGTTTAATTTTTGCAGCACCTAGGTGTGCTGATATTCCAGAACTATTGGCGATTCGAGACATTTTTGAGAAGAAATATGGAAAAGATTTTGTATCCGCGGCTACTGATCTACGACCTAGCTGTGGTGTAAATCGCATG CTTATTGACAAGCTCTCTGTTAAAACACCTTCCGGTGAAGTGAAATTGAAAGTCATGAAGGAAATAGCCAAGGAGTATCAGGTTGAATGGGATACAACAGAATCTGAAATGGAGCTTCTTAAGCCCCCAGAAGAGCTTATA GATGGACCAAAGACTTTTGTAAGCGCAACCAGCTTGCCCATAAAGCCTCTACCAAACCAATCTAATACTGAACCAACAGCAACAACCAG ACATTCTAATATTGGACCAACAGCAGCAACTAG ATATTCTGATGGAGGGAGGAATTCCATGCAATTTGAAGACACAGCATCAGCTGCTGAAGCAGCTGCTGAGTCTGCAAGGAAAGCAATTGCTGCTGCAGGAGCTGCTGCCTATTTGGCCAACAGAGACTCCTACCAGACCAGTCAAGGATTTGCCTTAAATGGTGATGTAAATGTTTATAACCATCATCCTGAAATGGATACTTTTTCTGGCAAGAACATGAAGAGTCCAGTTTCTGAAATTTCTCAAAATTCTCTGCCAAAGGATCTTCACACTCAAACCACATATAGGAGACACAGCTACAATGTTGCTCCATCCACGTATTCAGAAGATGAATCAGAGTATGATGAAGAAATCGAAGTCGAAGATCCTACAAGTGATGCCAATCGACGCCATAGAAGTCCTACTAATATGAACCCAAAAATGACTCACAGAAGGCACAGCTACAATGTCCAGCCTAAAGATACAGGTATTAAGTTTGATGAATCAGATTGTGAGGATGATTTTGAGAGGGAAGAGCCAACAGGAGGCAAATATCTACCGCCAAATCGACCTGCACCAGAAGTACCATCATCTCGTGTTAACTCTACCCATCGTGTTCATCCCAAGTTGCCAGATTATGATGTACTCACTGCTCGATTCGATGCTCTCAAGTTTCCCAAAGTTTAA